The following is a genomic window from Gadus morhua chromosome 23, gadMor3.0, whole genome shotgun sequence.
gtgtgtgtgtgtgtgtgtgtgtgtgtgtgtgtgtgtgtgtgtgtgtgtgtgtgtgtgtgtgtgtgtgtgtgtgtgtgtgtgtgtgtatgcgtgcaagtgtgtacatgtgtgcctttatgtatgtgtttgtgtgtgtatgcgtgcacgccgtgtccgtgtgcgtacgtgtgtgcttACACACGTGTCTGTATacgcgtgcgtttgtgtctctgtgtgtgtgtgtgtgtgtgtgtgtgtgtgtgtgtgtgtgtgtgtgtgtgtgtgtgtgtgtgtgtgtgtgtactcaccaGGCATCAGCAGCACTGCGACTAGCCCTGTGAGGAACATGCAGGAGGCAGACATTCTCCTGCTTCCAGTCAtggcttcacctcctccttctcctgcaggaacacacacacacacacacacacacacacacacacacacacacacacacacacacacacacacacacacacacacacacacacacacacacacacacacacacacacacacacacacacacacacaccagccctgTTCACAACTATAAGTACTAACCGGAGACTCCACATCATCCTTTACTATCAAACAGACCCGTCAACAGTGATAGAGAAGTCAAAAACACCCTGTCGTTTCTGAGGTAGAACAGCTGCACATTATCAGGTAGAATTAGATAATGGAGATAGAATAAATAGATCAGATCTTATACTGACAAATTGATCAAGATTGATCAGGATAGCGCCTTTTTTGAAGGAATGCAAATAAACGTCTAACCGATAATCGTCAACAATCCATGAAATCCCTCCAATAGAAACAGGGGATGCAGAACTTATATGCATTTGGTTGCTTTGGTTTCATTGAACTCCCGGTTAAAGCCTCAGAGTCTAATGAGGTCTGCAGAACCTTTGGAAGGACCAGAGGGTTTGACGGGTATTCACAGACATGTTCTTGGTCCACACAGCTCCGTCGCATCAAAGCACCAGGTGTCGCACGTATTCCAACCGTACCTCAACCTGAACTTGACAGCCCGGTAAGTACATTAAATTGACCGAAGCTCCTACCTCCCGAGTGCAGTTCATACAGCCTGGAGCAAGGGTAGtcgaaggttctgggttcgatcccatTTACAGCTATTATGTAGTCCTTCTAACAGCCGAAGCCACTTTCAGGAAATATCCCCAGACACAtttcattaaggaacaggtcagggtttaggcatcttgctcaaggattccCGCAGGCACACATTAGGGGTACTAAGGGGTACCTAAGGGTAGTTAGTTACCTAAGGGTACCTAAGTAACTAAGGGTAAAGACTTTCATGACCGCAACCTCGAGGTCAGGACTCTACCTGCAGTCATTGCGGAGCAAGTAGCCCTTACCCCAAAATCTGCTCTCtaaggacatccatccatctgcaTTACCTGTGGGTCCAGAGGGTGTTGGCGTTGGCGGGACGTTTCAGAGGATCCACGCAGGACGGGGGTCCTGCTCCACCCTGGTAGGGACGGGACGCGATGTGTTTGGGAGGAGAGACCCGTTCCTGGAGATGGTCTTCTGACTGTCTGCCCGGCCAGGGGGAGACAGGGCAGGTTTTAAACCAGACGCGTCatccaacacgcacacatgcacacgcaacaCGCACACTGTTCATTACTGttgacaaccacacacacacacacacacacacacacacacacacacacacgaaacaacacagaacagcacacacactcattttgATCTCCTGTGCGAAAACCAAGGGGGGTCCTAACGTGGAACGCCATTGGTGGATGAGTCTTAAAAGAAAAGACTTTGACCAATTAGGAGCCTCCGTAATTAACgccaggaagagagggaaggtgggaggggccgagcagagagatggagacgtggagagagagagaggaagaaagaggaagagaggggtgaggagaaaTCTAAAGTTAATGATCCCCCCCACACGTGACTcatgttgtgattggctgacggttaatcctccccacacacacacaataaataaaggatgagaagagaaagaaaaacagaaggaACTAATGAAGGGGAACACTCGTActgtcaaaacacacacacacacacacacacacacacacacacacacacacacacacagtgacagctGGTCTACACATGGAGGAATTTCATAAACTACAGTTCCCTTCTCAGTTAAACTGTGTTCAGGCTTGCCAgtatcttacacacacacacacacacacacacacacacacacacacacacacacacacacacacacacacacacacacacacacacacacacacacacacacacacaccacacacacacacacacacttcagagcAAGCTCCAAATCCATCAACGTTTCACTGCTTCTGTCTCCTgattaataatagttatttTACCAATAGTATAAGTAGAAGGTAGGAGTACTTGGACGGTTATCATTATATGAATGCAAGTTCAAGTtgtatttgattattatttaacGTGAATAATAGGATTTAGAGAAATTGTTCTTTAATTATAATAAACTGCTGGTTAAGGTGGAAAACTGCTGTGGTTGTATTGTAtttttgcatttgtattttttgttagTTTAAAGCTTACTGTAAGCATAGGTAACCACACTCTGGATTTAATgcacaacacattaagaaacCAATATCCAATTACTGGATAaggcccccaacacacacacacacacacacacacacacacacacacacacacacacacacacacacacacacacacacacacacacacacacacacacacacacacacacacacacacacacacagcacttttCTCCTAACCATTTCCTGCCTGCTTCTAGTAAATGTAAATCAGCTGGGCCCACTGTTGCCTGGTTTTGGGGTAAATCTGTCAGCTTTACCAATACTGCAACAGATGTGTGTTCATTTGGGCATTTTTTCAGATCCTTGATGACCCAAAAGTTATGGAAAGGGTAATTTTGCTTACCTATAAAATAATTATGTATTATTTTACTGTTATTCTTTCTAAAGGGTAGCCAGCACATGAAACTTGGCAACAAGAACAAGGATGTACGGCGATACAATGATACAAATTTTGTTTTGACGAGgataataaacataaacataaccaCTCTGGATCATTCAAGGCCCCCCACGAAAAACACATGGGACAAAAACACATTAAAGCTGCCTGGTTCTTGGCTGCAATGAGTCGATTCCTCCCCTGTGGCTTTTGACCGGGACAGGGGATTTCTGATCAGACCACATCCGGCGTCTCCAGATGTCAACACCCTTTATCTCTGCCGTTTCTTTTATACGCCTTTGTCGGCTCGGCACATTCTCCTGCCGAGTCCTGCCCAAGCGAAACACTAAGGGGTCAGCatcccccgtgtgtgtgtgtgtgtgtgtgtgtgtgtgtgtgtgtgtgtgtgtgtgtgtgtgtgtgtgtgtgtgtgtgtgtgtgtgtgtgtgtaattacatTCAGCTAACAGGTGTTGCGCCGCCGCTACGGCTAACCTGCAATCCTGTCCCGACGGAGGAGCGGATTCGAACACGAAAACGACATGAAGCATACTCATAATTTGCTCCCGAGCCGGAATGTGTGGGATCTCCAGAATTCAACAACACACCTGGTtctctctgctcttcctctAAGAATAAAAAAGTTCGAAAAATACGAAAAGGTTAGAAAAAATGAATCTTTATTTCAGCAAAGTTGCGAACAAGGAGGTTTGGATAATTGTCGCTTTGTTTCATGGTTctgaaagcacacacaaacacagacacaaaatgcacgacacacacacacgtgtcgcgcacgcacgcacgcacacacgcacacaaacacacacaggccagagGCCGAGGTGCTTTTCTGATGGCGTCATCACTGTAGGTCGTCATCATCGAACAGGTCTTCGAAGTCTGCAGACGTGAGCAGaataccacacacgcacgcacgcacacacacacacacacacacacacacacacacacacacacacacacacacacacacacacacacacacacacacacacacacacacacacacacacacaccacagaagaaaacaaaagtGACCAACGTTAATACCTTAACATCATAATCCACACCTTCTCATTTTACCTCCATAAACGACTGGGAATCCCCGGCAATCAGTGCCCTGAACTCGGTCAGTTAGTGATaccggaacccccccccccccttcccctgcaCTGTTGACACTTTAACCCTGGCCACATTACATACATCAGCTGTTTATCCAGTTTTGGttttacacacatttataaTGTTCTTTATTTCATTTGTTAAAACTCTATTGAGCACAGATAGTACCGGGTTTGTCACACAAACATTTCGCTGCATATCCTGTATGTGTGACGAATAAAAACCTTTGAATCTTTGAAACGGTGCAAGCACTTAAGTGATGACCGACTGCCTTCAACTCTACAGTGACTAACCAGATATCGCCTCACACTAAATCTCCACACCTGTGGTCAATCATCGTGTCACCTGGGAGTGCTTCTACCCTGGCTTCACCTCAACCCATCTCCAGGTCGTCTGGTTTTCCTTCCATGTCAGTGATGTCGCCGGACAACAGTGGATTCTAGGGGAGTGTCTTTCTGGCGTTCTGCTGTTGTCTAACCTTTGGTCTTCTGTTCCACCTATACCCGCCAACCTGCTCGTCTACCTGCCCTGTTGAACTCGCCACCCGGTTCTCTCCTGTTCGTTCAGAGCCAGGTTCCTCCAGCTCCGTGGCCTGCCTCAATGCCCTGTGCTTGGGTACCTTAGCTCTgacagtgtgcgtgcgtgcgtgcgtgcgcgcgcgtgtgtgttttaaagtgtGGTCAAAGTGGCTGACTGGCAAAGTGTCCCGCAGGGTCTCGGGCTGAAAGCACCAATAAAACtcccttcaaacacacacacctccgtaCCTCCCTCGTCTCCCTAcctccccttttctcccccccccccccccctccctccctttttctccccctagctctctctctttttccctactcatttctatgtctctctacccctctccctctcattagtgctgtccctctgtctctctctcacccagtaCCGACCCATCTGTCTACGTACAGCCATGtctccccaaccctcccccctaccCTTTCTGTACATctcccacatctctctctctctacaccccCTCCATTACTTTTTGTGACCGATCAGCTCTTTTCTGGGTCATTAACGGCAGTGCCTCTTAGCTTCACTGCAGgactggaaaaacacacacacacagtacaagtttgtttgtgtatgagtttgCATGACCGAGGggggtgcgtgtgggtgtgtatgtgtgtgtgcgtgctggttAAACATGAGCTGGTTATATTTGGGTTTACAGGCCTGGCTTGGGGTGTGTAAGTCCTTAGAAAAGGTTTGACTGGTGTTGACATATGTAGGCAACACGAAGAAATACCAAAAGAAACTCTACACAACACATCATTATTTaggataaattaattaaattgagCAAACTTAAATTAAACCTTAACTGAACTGCACATAAATCATGGGTTACACTTTCTGGGCTCTTGCAGGTTTTAACAGTGTATCCAAATGTTTAAACGTTTATGTAATAATGTAAATAGTTTAGTAGTCATTCTTTGCCATGTCTCTGAGAAGAGTAAATGTGACAAAACCCCTTTTTTTAATGCACAGCTCCTCCCTCTAGTAACAAGGACTATGTGCGAGGAACAGATGTTGCAGAGTGGACAGAAAGAAATGTGGTTCACCGTTGAAGAAGTCGAGGTGCACTGCCTTCTCATTGGCAGCGAGGTCCATGAGCAGACCGCTGCTGCCCCCTGCCTGCAGGAGAGAGGTACAGCACACAGATTAAGACATCTCCTCGGCAAGATACAACATATCATACACTAAATATATATCATTCAAATACATCAAATGGACCTCATCTAATGACAGCATCCATTTCGTGTTGAATGAAGACTTTAGTATCTAGAAGGCTGTGTGCCTACACAGGCCTAACTCACTGGATGTGTTGGAGACAGTCCACTGCGACTCAAACATTGCTAGTGACTAGGTCATTTTACAAGTGGGCTTTTCCTGTCTTCATCTGGGTTTATTGGGACAGCAAGAGGCCACCTCAAAGGCCTTTGGGGCCGTGGACCCCCAGACATTATACCCCAGTGCAGAGATGAACTCAGTGGTTATTTTACACCAATACTAACCCTGATGTAAACATAGGAAAGGTCTGTTTGGAAACCCGAACCCACCACGCGTTTAGAGTATATAACGTTGATCAACGTACAGACAACGTGTGGTTTAATTGTTAAGAGACGATAGTTTTTATTTAATCTCGGAGCTTCAGTTTATGCATTGCTCAGCCTTAGATCAACGAACCTCTTCGAGGTCGACGTAGGGCCCCGCGCCCTCAGGGAACATCTCGTCCACCGCTGGTTTCATGGCGCCGTCCAGTTAATCCGGTGTGATTACGGTTTAACTGTGTTTAGTTGATGCCGAGGAGGTTGATTCGGTCACTGTCAGAGAGCATAAACAAAGCGGCACCGTCGGGTGTAACACTCAAATACCTCCGGCTGGATCCCGGAGCCCGACGCTGAGAGGACCGGTCCGCGGTGGATTCGGACCCTCGCATAATTTTTCTATAGGCCTACCTCCTTTTTCTCGATTTCATAttctctccttttttttctgtAACTTCGTTTTCCAAAGAAAAATATGTTCTCTCCATCACTTTTCTAT
Proteins encoded in this region:
- the cops9 gene encoding COP9 signalosome complex subunit 9, whose translation is MKPAVDEMFPEGAGPYVDLEEAGGSSGLLMDLAANEKAVHLDFFNDFEDLFDDDDLQ